ATCGAGGCCATGAAGTCGTCGACATTCGACTTGTCGATGACCTTGCCGGGAACGATGATGATACCGTTGGCCGGGATACCCGACTTGTCGCCGCCGATATAACTGGCCATCAGCTTCATGCCCTGATAGCCCCACTCGAACGGCTGCTGGACGACGGTACCGGCGATGCTGCCTTCCTTGACGCCGCCGAGCGTGATCGGATCCTCGTCGAAGCCGATGATCTGGATCTTGCCGAGCTTGCCGGCCTCCTTGAGCACCTCATAGATGCGCGGCGTGTTGTAGGAGTAGAAGCCGACGAGGCAGCTCACGTCGGGCATGGCGGCAAGGATATCCTCGACATTGCGCTTGGCTCGGGTCTGGTCGATCTCATCGCCGCGGACATCGACGAGTTCGACTTTCGAACCCTTGATCGTCTCCTTGACGCCCTCGATGCGCTCGCGGGCGTTGTCGGCTCCGGGAAGGCCGACGAAACCGACGCACTTGCCGCCGTTCGGCAGCGCCTTCAACATCATCTTGCCGGCATCCTTGCCGAGATCCGTGTTCGACGAGCCGATATAGGCGACGCGCTTCGAAGCCGGCGCGTCGCTGTCGGTGGTGAACAACACGCTTTGCGAGGCGACCTTGTTCAATTGCTCGGTCTGGTTCTTCGGATCGACGGCGCTGACCATGATGCCGGCGGCACCTGCCGCGACGAGGTCGTCCATCACCCGCTGCTGCACGGCGGCCGCGGCCTGTTCCGGATATTTGAACTGAAGCTCGTAATTGGGCAGCTCGCCCTGCGCCTTCTTCACGCCGGCTTCGGCGATCTTCCAGAAGTCGGACGCGCCGTTGACGACGAAGGCCAGAACCTTCTTGTCCGCCGCGTTGGCCGAGCCGAGACCCAGCGCAACCGCGAACGCAACGGATACACCTGCAACCAAGAGACGCTGCATTCATCCCTCCCTTTTAAGCGGTTGACCGTCGATCGCGGCCAACTCTTCATGTCATTTACGCAAGCCGCCCCGCTTCTCCCCCAAGCAACGAAGCCCGGCTCCGGGATCAGCGGAGATCGCGGCGCCGTCGGCTTCAGCCTGCA
This region of Bradyrhizobium sp. CCGUVB1N3 genomic DNA includes:
- a CDS encoding sugar-binding protein, which encodes MQRLLVAGVSVAFAVALGLGSANAADKKVLAFVVNGASDFWKIAEAGVKKAQGELPNYELQFKYPEQAAAAVQQRVMDDLVAAGAAGIMVSAVDPKNQTEQLNKVASQSVLFTTDSDAPASKRVAYIGSSNTDLGKDAGKMMLKALPNGGKCVGFVGLPGADNARERIEGVKETIKGSKVELVDVRGDEIDQTRAKRNVEDILAAMPDVSCLVGFYSYNTPRIYEVLKEAGKLGKIQIIGFDEDPITLGGVKEGSIAGTVVQQPFEWGYQGMKLMASYIGGDKSGIPANGIIIVPGKVIDKSNVDDFMASMKAMLKK